A single window of Rhizobiaceae bacterium DNA harbors:
- a CDS encoding MATE family efflux transporter gives MVMAISVPMAFASLSTPLLGIIDTAVVGQFGNASLIGGLAIGSTVFGFVFASFNFLRSGTSGLVAQAFGQDDIGEQQAVFWRAIVIALALGILLIAASQLIKGAGLLFMQPSPDVAEAMSTYLSIRLFSSPMALVNYAVLGVLLGRGRATLGLSLQFLLNGVNMAMSVWLGLVLEWGVAGVAWGTVIAESVAAAAGMVIVTASFRRHPLPTIRLILDRAALGRLFSINRDIMIRSFLLLTAFAFFTRTGAQLGPVALAANAILFKFYLVASFFSDGFTTAAEHICGRAIGANYPPAFHRGIRLTLIWSMGLAVALALVFYFVGGHLIAIMTNAPDVRAEALTYLPWVALTAVSGFLAFQLDGVYIGATWSHDMRNTMALALICYLVILFAVLPTLGNHGLWLAFNIFLLTRGLLMLAVLPRRTRMVFAEPAAIKGQELL, from the coding sequence ATGGTCATGGCCATTTCGGTTCCAATGGCCTTCGCGTCGTTGAGCACACCCTTGCTAGGCATCATCGACACCGCCGTGGTCGGGCAATTTGGCAATGCGAGTTTGATCGGTGGTCTTGCCATAGGCTCCACCGTCTTCGGTTTCGTCTTTGCCTCGTTCAATTTCTTGCGGTCTGGGACTTCGGGCCTGGTCGCTCAGGCATTCGGACAGGATGACATTGGTGAGCAGCAGGCGGTGTTCTGGCGCGCGATCGTCATAGCCTTGGCGCTTGGCATACTTCTCATCGCTGCGTCTCAGCTCATCAAAGGGGCAGGACTGCTGTTCATGCAGCCCTCGCCGGACGTTGCCGAGGCGATGTCAACCTATCTGTCCATCCGCCTGTTTTCGTCACCGATGGCGCTGGTCAACTATGCCGTGCTTGGCGTCTTGCTCGGCCGGGGAAGGGCGACGCTGGGTCTGTCGCTTCAATTCCTGCTGAACGGCGTGAACATGGCCATGTCGGTATGGCTCGGCCTTGTCCTCGAATGGGGAGTTGCCGGCGTAGCTTGGGGAACCGTGATTGCCGAGAGCGTCGCGGCTGCAGCCGGAATGGTGATCGTGACGGCATCGTTTCGACGGCACCCCCTACCAACAATCCGCTTGATCCTGGATCGGGCCGCCCTTGGCCGCTTGTTCTCGATCAATCGCGATATAATGATCCGTTCGTTTCTGCTCCTCACGGCTTTCGCGTTCTTCACCCGGACGGGCGCGCAACTCGGGCCGGTTGCCTTGGCCGCCAACGCCATCCTCTTTAAGTTCTATCTGGTGGCCAGCTTCTTTTCCGATGGCTTTACGACGGCGGCCGAACACATATGCGGGCGCGCGATCGGAGCGAATTACCCGCCAGCGTTCCATCGCGGGATTCGGCTAACTCTCATCTGGAGCATGGGGCTCGCGGTCGCCTTGGCCTTGGTCTTCTACTTTGTGGGCGGACATCTCATTGCGATCATGACGAATGCCCCGGATGTTCGGGCCGAAGCATTGACCTATCTGCCATGGGTGGCGTTGACGGCGGTTTCAGGGTTTCTCGCGTTTCAGTTGGATGGCGTGTACATCGGAGCAACGTGGTCGCACGATATGCGCAACACGATGGCTCTCGCGCTCATCTGCTACCTTGTGATCCTGTTCGCGGTGCTGCCGACGCTTGGAAATCACGGCCTTTGGCTGGCCTTCAATATTTTCCTTCTGACGCGGGGCCTTTTGATGCTGGCTGTCCTTCCTCGTCGAACCAGGATGGTGTTTGCGGAACCTGCCGCCATTAAAGGGCAAGAACTATTGTAG
- a CDS encoding LysR family transcriptional regulator gives MIPDLPSPLLRNFVAVVDCGSLAAASARVGRSESALSLQMARLEDIVGQPLFDRDGRALKLNQAGSLLLPHARSILGRIDAARADLDQAAAPPIRIGIVQDFVGGVLRPTLAELRADAVGQPIMIVIGNTAELLQTMGEDRIDVALCTGESVGGDVTCRLPMKWFGNADLLKDDVLPLVGITPPCPFLTAAQRALDTVGQPWRMALITPSLDGLRAAVQAGLGITCRTVAGLGLPQLLDRGLPHLPDISYSVIERRRRKEGTSAVALMLARHLSNVSPDQ, from the coding sequence ATGATTCCCGATCTGCCGTCCCCGCTGTTGCGCAATTTCGTTGCCGTGGTCGATTGTGGCTCGCTCGCCGCTGCCTCTGCGCGGGTGGGACGCAGCGAATCCGCGCTCAGTCTTCAGATGGCGCGGTTGGAGGACATTGTCGGCCAACCGCTGTTCGATCGCGACGGCCGCGCATTGAAGCTCAACCAGGCGGGCAGCCTGCTTCTGCCTCACGCCCGCTCGATCCTTGGCCGAATCGACGCGGCGAGGGCCGATCTCGATCAGGCAGCGGCCCCGCCGATCAGGATCGGGATCGTTCAGGACTTTGTGGGCGGCGTATTGCGGCCGACGTTGGCAGAACTCCGCGCAGATGCAGTCGGCCAACCGATCATGATCGTCATCGGCAACACTGCGGAACTCTTGCAGACGATGGGCGAGGACCGGATAGACGTGGCGTTATGCACCGGCGAGTCAGTTGGCGGAGACGTCACCTGTCGCCTGCCGATGAAATGGTTCGGCAATGCAGATCTTCTAAAAGATGACGTTCTGCCGCTTGTAGGTATCACCCCGCCGTGCCCCTTCCTGACGGCTGCGCAACGGGCGCTGGACACTGTCGGCCAGCCGTGGCGCATGGCGCTCATTACACCGAGTCTCGACGGCCTTCGCGCGGCGGTTCAGGCGGGGCTCGGCATTACGTGCCGGACAGTGGCAGGATTGGGACTGCCGCAATTGCTGGACAGGGGACTGCCCCATCTACCTGACATTTCCTATTCTGTCATCGAACGTCGGCGGAGAAAGGAAGGGACCAGCGCGGTCGCCCTGATGCTGGCCAGACATCTATCAAACGTCTCGCCCGACCAATGA
- the gcvA gene encoding transcriptional regulator GcvA has translation MAVHFPGLRVLRGFEAAGRLLNFSHAAAELGVTPAAISHQVRELEDQLGAELFSRTSRSVQLTPAGEILHRAAGEALASLARGMARIQDIGDGNRLKVIASASIAAKWLVPRIGRFIEQRPDIDVRLDISSHLRTFSPDDADIVIRWGKAAHPGLKSERLFENVVFPVCSPVLLRSAPLREPGDLVRRRLIHVSWKGQDRERPNWRTWLRAAGVEEAPDDGAGLRFDETGSALQAAIDGQGIALGDSSLVADDLAADRLVRPFELTITSPPEFAYHVVSPIEIEENSPVEAFREWLFAEAMSTPSKPAK, from the coding sequence ATGGCCGTTCATTTTCCGGGGCTGCGCGTGCTGCGAGGGTTCGAGGCGGCCGGCCGCCTTCTGAATTTCAGCCATGCGGCCGCCGAGTTGGGCGTGACGCCGGCGGCCATCAGCCATCAGGTGCGGGAACTCGAAGACCAGCTCGGGGCGGAGCTGTTTTCCCGTACCAGTCGCTCAGTGCAATTGACGCCTGCCGGCGAGATTCTTCACCGCGCGGCCGGCGAAGCACTTGCGAGCCTCGCGCGCGGAATGGCGCGGATTCAGGACATTGGCGACGGCAACAGGCTCAAGGTCATCGCCTCGGCGTCGATCGCGGCTAAATGGCTGGTGCCGCGCATTGGCAGATTCATAGAACAGCGGCCCGACATAGATGTCCGACTGGACATTTCATCGCATCTTCGCACGTTCTCGCCTGACGATGCCGATATTGTCATTCGTTGGGGAAAGGCCGCTCACCCCGGCCTGAAAAGCGAGCGCCTGTTCGAAAACGTCGTGTTCCCGGTTTGCAGCCCGGTCCTGCTGCGATCGGCGCCGCTGCGCGAACCAGGCGACCTTGTGCGCCGTCGTCTGATTCATGTCTCGTGGAAGGGCCAGGATCGCGAACGGCCGAACTGGCGGACGTGGTTGCGTGCGGCCGGTGTCGAAGAGGCTCCCGACGATGGGGCGGGACTTCGCTTCGATGAAACCGGTTCCGCCCTCCAGGCCGCAATTGACGGGCAAGGGATTGCTCTTGGAGATTCGTCACTGGTTGCAGACGATCTTGCGGCCGACCGGCTCGTTCGGCCGTTCGAACTGACCATCACCAGCCCGCCGGAATTTGCCTACCATGTCGTTTCTCCGATCGAGATCGAAGAGAACTCCCCCGTCGAGGCGTTCCGCGAATGGTTGTTCGCGGAAGCGATGAGCACACCTTCGAAGCCGGCCAAGTAG
- a CDS encoding DMT family transporter — protein MLLAFVPVPEAASWPFLLGAAVLHTAYRLFLVEAYRFGDLGRVYPIARGSAPLIVAILAMTFVGEMPSPQSLAAILIIAIGIMSLSLTRGLDQIRDTRAVMLALATGSFAAVYTVVDGLGARHAGSASAYMIWVSLADAVAFLPMVYVARRGALWPSSVKRWTAGAIAGVTGFVAYWLVVWALSVAPMAAVSALRATSIGFALLFGVVFLREPITTLRSVSAIAIAAGTAMLKFGK, from the coding sequence TTGCTGCTCGCGTTCGTCCCTGTTCCCGAAGCGGCGAGTTGGCCGTTTCTTCTCGGTGCCGCCGTTCTCCACACCGCCTACAGGCTTTTTCTGGTGGAAGCCTACAGGTTCGGGGATCTCGGTCGCGTCTATCCGATCGCGCGCGGCTCCGCGCCTTTGATCGTGGCAATTTTGGCGATGACGTTCGTCGGCGAGATGCCTTCTCCTCAATCTCTGGCGGCGATCCTCATCATCGCGATCGGCATTATGAGCCTGTCGCTTACGCGGGGGCTCGACCAGATACGGGATACCCGAGCAGTCATGCTGGCGCTGGCGACCGGATCGTTTGCTGCCGTCTATACGGTCGTCGACGGCCTTGGGGCGCGGCACGCAGGAAGCGCTTCCGCCTATATGATCTGGGTCAGCCTCGCCGATGCCGTCGCCTTTCTGCCGATGGTGTACGTCGCAAGACGTGGGGCGCTCTGGCCTTCATCGGTGAAGCGTTGGACGGCGGGTGCAATTGCAGGGGTGACTGGCTTTGTTGCGTACTGGCTTGTCGTTTGGGCACTTTCGGTTGCACCGATGGCGGCGGTGTCGGCGCTGCGCGCGACAAGCATCGGCTTCGCTCTGCTTTTCGGTGTCGTGTTTTTAAGGGAGCCTATCACGACCCTCCGAAGCGTGTCCGCGATCGCGATCGCCGCAGGAACCGCAATGCTGAAATTCGGCAAATAA
- a CDS encoding MFS transporter, whose amino-acid sequence MQVGQGRAVVQAAAVKLDFAPDRAAIAVVILGVTAFSVAQGLTYPLISLLLDQRGVSAGLSGLNAGAFAAGLASATFAIGPLTTLARGDRLIMGGLIGCSLALGCFSIFDQLWAWFLARYALGFCASVVFMLSEAWLNTACPNRLRGRVSGIYGAGMSGGFALGPLAIPMFGTESGFAFALLAVYVALVAFLTTLLSFRTRTYPAHSSSGELLKFIRCAPILVAMVVAYGFADIAAISAMPIYFVRTGYTEAFAAFSVTAMALPTALAQPVVGWLLDKFDRPTIAVCCGLVAALSYLVLPFMASETAILVVFAIMGSAAFALFTCGLAMLGEAFTGGMLVAGSAVFALAYAVGSAMGSSALGFIIGAATPIAAPLAAGFVLLGFSAVFFFGLRKRSAR is encoded by the coding sequence ATGCAGGTCGGGCAAGGGAGGGCGGTTGTGCAGGCGGCAGCGGTCAAACTCGATTTCGCGCCGGATCGTGCCGCCATCGCCGTTGTCATTCTTGGCGTTACAGCGTTTTCCGTAGCGCAGGGACTGACGTATCCGCTCATTTCGCTGCTTCTGGATCAGCGTGGGGTTTCGGCCGGGCTATCCGGCCTTAACGCCGGCGCATTTGCCGCCGGCCTCGCCTCCGCGACGTTCGCCATCGGTCCGCTGACCACTCTCGCGCGCGGCGATCGCCTGATTATGGGCGGGCTTATAGGTTGCTCGCTGGCGTTAGGCTGCTTCTCCATCTTCGACCAGCTTTGGGCGTGGTTTCTCGCCCGCTACGCGCTCGGATTTTGCGCGAGCGTCGTGTTCATGCTGAGCGAAGCTTGGCTCAACACCGCATGCCCCAATCGTCTTCGCGGCAGAGTCTCTGGCATCTATGGAGCCGGAATGAGCGGCGGCTTTGCGCTCGGGCCGCTGGCGATCCCAATGTTTGGTACAGAAAGCGGCTTCGCCTTCGCGCTGCTCGCCGTCTATGTCGCCCTGGTCGCCTTTCTCACAACCCTGCTTAGCTTCCGGACTCGGACCTATCCGGCGCATTCCTCATCAGGCGAACTTCTGAAATTCATCCGCTGCGCTCCGATTCTGGTCGCGATGGTGGTCGCCTACGGATTTGCAGACATTGCCGCGATCTCGGCCATGCCGATCTATTTCGTCCGGACGGGCTACACGGAGGCGTTTGCCGCATTCAGCGTGACGGCGATGGCGCTGCCGACTGCGCTTGCACAACCCGTTGTCGGATGGCTTCTCGATAAATTCGACCGTCCGACCATTGCCGTGTGCTGCGGCCTCGTAGCTGCGCTCTCCTACCTTGTCCTTCCGTTCATGGCGTCCGAGACTGCCATCTTGGTCGTCTTCGCGATCATGGGTTCGGCCGCGTTCGCGTTGTTCACATGCGGCCTTGCAATGCTCGGAGAGGCATTCACCGGGGGAATGCTGGTCGCGGGCAGTGCGGTTTTCGCGCTGGCCTACGCGGTCGGCAGCGCCATGGGATCTTCGGCGCTGGGCTTCATAATCGGCGCAGCAACGCCCATCGCCGCGCCGCTTGCCGCGGGGTTTGTGCTGTTGGGGTTCAGCGCGGTTTTCTTCTTCGGCTTGAGGAAGAGGTCGGCGCGCTGA